A genomic segment from Oryctolagus cuniculus chromosome 14, mOryCun1.1, whole genome shotgun sequence encodes:
- the TMEM267 gene encoding transmembrane protein 267 codes for MTLCFPWLFPYTDLLFIMASETEKTHALLQSCSTESLISSLGLGIFCLVADRILQFPIIQQNDWIRALSDNAAHCVIGMWSWAIVIGIKKKTDCGEIILAGFLASVIDVDHFFLARSLSLKAALTLPRRPFLHCSTVIPIVVLTLKLIMHLFKLKDSWCFLPWMLFISWASHHIRDGIRHGLWICPFGKTSPLPFWLYVITTASLPHLCSFIMCLTGTRQVMSSKHGIRIDV; via the exons ATGACCCTATGTTTCCCATGGCTCTTCCCATATACTGACCTATTGTTTATAATGGCATCCGAGACTGAGAAGACTCATGCGTTACTGCAGTCCTGTAGCACGGAATCTCTTATTTCCAGCCTTGGTCTGGGGATATTTTGCCTAGTAGCTGACAGAATTCTTCAGTTTCCCATAATTCAGCAAAATGACTGGATTCGTGCTCTCTCAGATAACGCAGCACACTGTGTGATTGGCATGTGGTCTTGGGCAATAGTCATTGGAATCAAGAAGAAGACTGACTGTGGAGAAATCATTTTAGCTGGATTTCTAGCTTCTGTTATTGATGTGGACCATTTTTTCCTCGCTAGATCCCTGTCTTTAAAG GCGGCTTTGACTCTTCCACGAAGACCTTTCCTTCACTGTTCCACTGTGATACCCATCGTGGTTCTGACCCTGAAGCTTATTATGCACCTCTTCAAGCTCAAAGACTCCTGGTGCTTTCTCCCATGGATGTTATTTATATCCTGGGCCTCCCACCATATCCGAGATGGAATTCGTCATGGCTTATGGATATGCCCATTTGGAAAAACTTCTCCTTTGCCATTCTGGCTTTATGTAATAACCACAGCATCTTTACCTCATCTCTGCTCATTCATTATGTGTTTAACAGGGACCAGACAAGTGATGTCTTCAAAACATGGAATTCGGATTGATGTCTGA